The following coding sequences are from one Nicotiana tomentosiformis chromosome 3, ASM39032v3, whole genome shotgun sequence window:
- the LOC104117069 gene encoding thioredoxin-like 1-2, chloroplastic, producing the protein MACSFKTGFSVSGSCDCFFNNTNKGFSVRSSVGALNITALTPNEFLGKSLDVPNQIGLSHWNVKTPKPVSINAQASICVSKAQRWWEKTLKPNMLEIHSAKELVDSLLNAGDKLVIIDFYSPGCGGCRTLHPKICQLADSNPDAIFLKVNYEELKAMCHALRIHVLPFFRFYRGAEGKLCSFSCTNATIKKFKDALGKYGTDRCSLGPANGLDESELLALASIGQLSRNQSLDYPKKDRLENFVLSGVDLSSNFDNNLGLKESNELLMA; encoded by the exons ATGGCTTGTTCGTTCAAAACTGGATTTTCTGTTTCTGGTTCCTGCGATTGCTTTTTCAACAACACAAACAAAGGCTTTTCTGTTCGCTCTTCGGTTGGGGCTCTAAATATTACAGCTTTAACACCCAATGAATTTCTGGGCAAATCTTTGGATGTACCGAATCAGATTGGTTTGAGCCATTGGAATGTTAAAACTCCAAAACCCGTCTCCATTAAT GCACAAGCATCAATATGTGTAAGCAAAGCTCAAAGATGGTGGGAAAAAACCCTAAAACCCAACATGCTAGAAATCCATTCAGCGAAGGAGCTTGTTGATTCATTGTTAAATGCTGGTGACAAATTGGTCATTATTGACTTTTATTCCCCTGGTTGTGGAGGTTGCAGGACTTTACATCCTAAG ATATGTCAACTGGCTGATTCAAACCCGGATGCAATTTTTCTCAAAGTAAACTATGAAGAACTCAAAGCCATGTGTCATGCTCTTCGAATTCATGTTTTGCCCTTCTTTAGATTCTATAGGGGTGCAGAAGGCAAACTCTGTAGCTTCAGCTGTACTAATGCAACA ATCAAGAAATTCAAAGATGCATTAGGGAAGTACGGAACAGATAGGTGTAGCCTTGGTCCAGCAAATGGGCTTGATGAGTCTGAGCTGTTAGCTTTAGCCTCAATTGGTCAATTATCAAGAAATCAATCCTTGGATTATCCGAAAAAGGATAGATTGGAAAATTTTGTGCTATCAGGTGTGGATCTATCCAGCAATTTTGATAATAATCTGGGGCTAAAAGAAAGCAACGAGTTGTTGATGGCCTAA